Genomic segment of Methyloterricola oryzae:
GGCTGCGGCCACCACCTTGGTCCGCGCGATTTCCAATAAGCGCCTATCCACCGGGTGGTCTATCGCCTTCTCCTGCACGGTGCCTTCGACAATCACCCGCTCAAACTCGCTCGGCCGCAAGGCTTGCGAGCTCACCGCCGTCTCAATCGTCGCCTTGATCAACGCCTCCACTCCAGCCTCCCCAATCGCCTGCCGGAACCGCCCCAACTGCGTCGCGTCCACGGGAAGCGCGGCTCGCAGTACTCCTGGCCATTGAGGTACTGCCAGACTACATTCTCCGACCAACGCGCCACGACCTCATCATCACTCAAGTCAAATGCGTGCTTCAGTCAGGTACAGCAACGACGCCATCAGGCGGATCGGTAAACGGGGACGCCCCGCGGCGCTGACGCCGGCCCCCACCACCTGCGCACGTGGGCCGAATAAATCGTCGCCCTTAATGTCTGCATTAATAGTTGAAATTGATTTTCTCGACCGAGCGCGGCCTGCAGAGCGATGTTGGGGGGAGTTGTGCTCGCCCCAACGCTCCAGCCAGCGACGCCAGCCGAGGTAATTCTCCAGATATTTGGTGGCGACCCCATGAAACCGCTCCATCCACAGTTTGAGCCAACTGTCATACGCGTTGACATTTTGGATGTGGTAAACCCCAGCGATCACACGGATGCCAGCGGTGAGGTTGACCGGCCGGTGGGGCACGCCGAGTTTGGATGCCACGGCCCGATACACGGCAGCGCCGTCACTGCAAAGAATGACATCCTTCGCCAGGATGGCGCACAGCGGGGGTTCCATGGCGTCGGTATCCGTTCCGCTCAGCTTGAAATCGGCGGTGGCGCCGGACCGGTCACGCACCACCAAAACGGGCACCTGATCCTTGCCGGTACCCCGGCGGCGAATCTGCTTGCCACGTTGACGGGGCGGTCGGTCGAGGCGACGCTGACCCTTGCATGAGTGCGGGAAGACGGTCTCGTCGGCCTCGACAATGCCCTGCAGTTAGACGCGGGCAAGGTCAAAAACGGTGACGCCAGCGAAAGTTCGTGTTCTTGTCGACGTCACAGAGCGCAGCGCTGGCGCGCACGGTCAGGCCGTTCTTCAACGCCTCGCAGAAGGTCAGCCACAGCGACTTCAGGCGCAGGCGGGCCGAGGGTGTACCCGAAGTCGCGGTGAACGTCCCACCACAGGCGCGGCAGCGAAACCGTTGCGCCCCAGCGGTAACACCCTTCGCCGTCGGAACGCGGACAACGAGGGTGGTAAAGCTGCTCCAGCCACTGTACCGTTTCTGGCGCTGGTGGTGTCTCGCCGAGTTCCCGCCGGACGCGCTCGGCCTGGCCCTGGCTGAGATGCGGCAGCTGTTCAAACCACGTTCGAACCTCCGAGGTCTTCATGGCAATACCTTCCGCATCAACGCGTATTCATCCCTTCGACAAAAATTCCGTTTCAACGTTTAACGTCGACAGAGCCTTGATTATCGCTGGTTCGGTAATATTCACAATTTAGTTGTGAATTCTTACCAAGAAATTGGAACTTAGCTATATAGATTGACTAGCCTTTATGCGACCATCGTTGCGTGGAATGTTATATGTACTTTATAGGGCATGATTTCATGATTATTGTCGCCGCTAGCAGATCCGAATTTAGATACGTATTTTCTGACTCTTCAATCACAAAGCAGCGGCATCAAGCGCCAAAAGCAAAGTATCCCGTTATTTTGCTCTTGATAGCGCTTGGAACAGGCGCGACGCTATCTTGCCTTTTTTCAGGAAAAGCGGTTGCTTCAGAAGTATCTTCACCACAGATTTATGGGTCGCCATTTAAACAGCAAGACCTACACTTTTCTACCAGTTGGTGGCCTAGTATAAGTGAGGCAATCGATGAGTGGTGGCAAACCTATCAGGCTTATTGGGGCGTTGGTCCAGGTCGGTTAAGCTGCGGCTATTCATATACGCCTAGATCAAGTGGCAACGTAGCCGGTACATTCGGTAGTGTTCTACTCACTGGCCAATGCTCCGGCGGAGGAGAAACGATCATTGGAACTCTTCAATGTAGCAAAGGTTATTCTCTTTCTGGAGCTTCCTGCATTCCGGATGGCACGCCGAAACTTGATAAAAACTTGGGGGGTGGTGCGTGTGATGGTGGCAGTCTGACGGTTGGCAATCCTATTGCGCCAGGGATCGGAAATAAGGTTGCCATGGAAACTGACTATACCGGAACTGGCCAGTTTCCTCTGCAGCTGATCCGTGTCTACAACAGCCGGGCCAATGGTGCCACGGGCGCCTTCGGAGCGAATTGGACGCACCCGTATGAGGCGGTCATCAGGTTCATTAATAACGCGGCTATCGTGCAACGCCCCGATGGAAAGCGGATATTCTTCGTATTGGCTGGTGGTGTTTGGAACGCTGATTCCGATGTGCCATTCATTCTAAACCAGAAAAAAAACGCATCGGGGACCACCATCGGCTGGACTGTCGTTTCGCCGGATAATCAGCTCGAAAGCTATGATGCCGGTGGCAAGCTGCTGACGATTACCGATCAAAGTGGCGCTACGCAGACGCTGACTTATGATGCCAATAGTCGACTGACAAAAGTCACCGACCCACAAGGCCATAGTCTGACCTTTGTCTACAACAGCAACGCCCGCGTGCAAACCATGACGGATCCATCGGGAGGCGTGTTCACCTACGGTTATGATGCCAAGTGGAACCTGACGTCAGTCACGCGGCCAGATGGCACGGTCAAATCCTACGTCTACAACGAGGCAGCGAATACCAGCAATACCATGCTCCCGAATGCCTTGACAGGCATTTATGATGGCACCGTTTCGACCGGTATCCGGTTTGCCACGTACCAATATGACACCCAAGGGCGCGCCATCCTGAGTGTACATTCAGGCGGAGCTGAACGCACCCAGGTGGCTTACAACGCCAATGGCAGCACGGTCGTGACAGACGCCCTGGGTGCTGCGCGGACCTATGGATTTCAAACGGTCTTGGGCGTTGTGAAGAGCACCGGCCAAACCCAACCCGCCGGTTCCGGCTGCGCCGCCAGTGCCGCCAACCTGGGCTACGATGCCAACGGCAACATCGCCAACCGCACCGATTTCAACGGTAATTCCCGCTGTTTCGCCTATGACCTGAGCCGCAACCTGGAAACCGCCCGCGTCGAGGGGCTGGCGCCGGGCAAGGCCTGTCCCGCTGATGCCGGTTCCTACAGCCCGGCTACCAACACAGTCGAGCGCAAGATCAGCCGTGCCTGGCACCCAGATCGGCGCCT
This window contains:
- a CDS encoding DUF6531 domain-containing protein → MIIVAASRSEFRYVFSDSSITKQRHQAPKAKYPVILLLIALGTGATLSCLFSGKAVASEVSSPQIYGSPFKQQDLHFSTSWWPSISEAIDEWWQTYQAYWGVGPGRLSCGYSYTPRSSGNVAGTFGSVLLTGQCSGGGETIIGTLQCSKGYSLSGASCIPDGTPKLDKNLGGGACDGGSLTVGNPIAPGIGNKVAMETDYTGTGQFPLQLIRVYNSRANGATGAFGANWTHPYEAVIRFINNAAIVQRPDGKRIFFVLAGGVWNADSDVPFILNQKKNASGTTIGWTVVSPDNQLESYDAGGKLLTITDQSGATQTLTYDANSRLTKVTDPQGHSLTFVYNSNARVQTMTDPSGGVFTYGYDAKWNLTSVTRPDGTVKSYVYNEAANTSNTMLPNALTGIYDGTVSTGIRFATYQYDTQGRAILSVHSGGAERTQVAYNANGSTVVTDALGAARTYGFQTVLGVVKSTGQTQPAGSGCAASAANLGYDANGNIANRTDFNGNSRCFAYDLSRNLETARVEGLAPGKACPADAGSYSPATNTVERKISRAWHPDRRLEVKRAESKKLTLWVYNGQPDPSNGNALASCAPASALLPDGKPIAVLCKRIEQATTDTTGALGLSATLAGPPRTWAYTYNSLGQVLTADGPRTDVSDVTSYSYYSDTTVAHMPGDLATLTNALGHVTHFTSYDKHGHLLSLTDPNGLVVSFSYDARGRLTGRTVDGNTTGYAYDAAGNLTQVTLPTQETLSYTYDAAHRLTDIADAQGNRIHYTLDGAGNRTQEDIYDPGNVLRKRQHQVYDALSRLSQDIGAAQQTQAFGYDPNGNLTTLTDANGHAQ